The Achromobacter pestifer genome includes a region encoding these proteins:
- the ccmC gene encoding heme ABC transporter permease CcmC has protein sequence MHKHPALNAYPPAAATGAGWLRYASPAAFYPLAGRMIPWLALGAALFAAAGLYVGLAVAPTDSQQGEVYRILFIHVGAAWMSMFLYLVMALYAALGLIFNTRLSFMMMRALAPTGALFTFLTLWTGALWGKPTWGAWWVWDARLTSELILLFLYLGFMALQAAADDDAQRADRGGAILVLAGVINVPIIYFSVRWWSTLHQGASINLTAAPSMAHVMVTAMLLMVAAFWLYGAAAALARVRGIIAEREPGAVRADRTRREAP, from the coding sequence ATGCACAAGCACCCTGCCCTCAACGCGTATCCCCCCGCTGCCGCAACGGGCGCGGGCTGGCTGCGCTACGCCTCGCCTGCCGCGTTCTATCCCCTGGCCGGCAGGATGATTCCGTGGCTGGCGTTGGGCGCCGCGCTGTTCGCGGCCGCGGGCCTGTACGTGGGATTGGCGGTCGCCCCGACCGACAGCCAGCAGGGCGAGGTCTACCGCATCCTCTTCATCCACGTCGGAGCGGCGTGGATGTCGATGTTCCTGTACCTGGTCATGGCGCTGTACGCCGCGCTGGGGCTGATCTTCAATACCCGCCTGTCGTTCATGATGATGCGGGCGCTGGCCCCCACCGGCGCGCTGTTCACCTTCCTGACCCTATGGACCGGCGCACTGTGGGGCAAGCCGACCTGGGGCGCCTGGTGGGTATGGGACGCCAGGCTCACCTCCGAACTGATACTGCTGTTCCTGTACCTGGGCTTCATGGCCTTGCAGGCGGCCGCCGACGACGACGCGCAACGGGCCGACCGCGGCGGCGCCATCCTGGTGCTGGCGGGCGTGATCAACGTGCCCATCATCTATTTCTCGGTGCGCTGGTGGAGCACGCTGCATCAGGGCGCGTCGATCAATCTCACCGCCGCGCCCAGCATGGCCCATGTCATGGTGACCGCGATGCTGCTGATGGTGGCGGCGTTCTGGCTCTATGGCGCGGCGGCGGCGCTGGCGCGCGTGCGCGGCATCATCGCCGAACGCGAGCCGGGCGCGGTGCGGGCCGACCGGACACGGCGGGAGGCGCCATGA
- the ccmD gene encoding heme exporter protein CcmD, protein MSWEALFSLQGHSPYLLGAYGVTLALIGLEALVLWRRSRVRRAAQVAASRADRTAP, encoded by the coding sequence ATGAGCTGGGAAGCGCTGTTCTCGCTGCAAGGCCACAGTCCCTATCTGCTGGGCGCGTATGGCGTGACGCTGGCGCTGATCGGCCTGGAAGCGTTGGTGTTGTGGCGGCGTAGCCGCGTCCGGCGCGCGGCGCAGGTTGCCGCCAGCCGCGCGGACAGGACTGCGCCATGA
- the ccmE gene encoding cytochrome c maturation protein CcmE: MSPRKRRALAIVGGLGLLAAAAALVLNALQSNLVFFFSPTQVVAKEAPANGSFRVGGLVEQGSLRREADGLTLRFAVTDTAHTVPVTYQGLLPDLFREGKGVVVAGKLGPDGVFRATEVLAKHDENYMPPEAADALKRAGAGANAMRAEAQ, encoded by the coding sequence ATGAGCCCGCGCAAGCGCCGCGCGCTGGCCATCGTCGGCGGCCTGGGCCTGCTGGCCGCCGCCGCCGCGCTGGTGCTCAACGCCCTGCAATCCAACCTGGTGTTCTTCTTCAGCCCTACCCAGGTGGTGGCGAAGGAAGCGCCAGCCAACGGCAGCTTCCGCGTCGGCGGCCTGGTGGAGCAAGGTTCGCTGCGCCGCGAGGCCGACGGCCTGACGCTGCGCTTTGCGGTGACGGACACCGCGCACACCGTGCCGGTCACGTATCAGGGCCTGCTGCCCGACCTGTTCCGCGAGGGCAAGGGCGTGGTGGTGGCCGGCAAGCTGGGGCCGGACGGCGTGTTCCGCGCGACCGAGGTGCTGGCCAAGCACGACGAGAACTACATGCCCCCCGAAGCCGCCGACGCGCTCAAGCGCGCGGGCGCCGGGGCCAACGCCATGCGCGCGGAGGCGCAATGA
- a CDS encoding heme lyase CcmF/NrfE family subunit, producing MIPEIGLFSLILALLVALAQGVLPLVGAATGWQAGLRVARPAAVGQFALTTVAMGCLAWAFVDNDFSVLYVAANSHADLPTAYRFTAVWGGHEGSLLLWLYLLTAWTLAVALCSRRLPLPFVGRVLAVMGWISVGLLLFLLFLSNPFERLMPPAMAGRDLNPLLQDPGMIVHPPMLYMGYVGFSVAFAFAIAALLSGELDAMWARWVRPWTLAAWTFLTVGILLGSAWAYYVLGWGGWWFWDPVENASFMPWLAGTALIHSLIVTERRGAFRSWTVLLAICTFSLSILGTFLVRSGVLTSVHAFAVDPGRGLYILAFMLVIVGGSLALYAWRAPTVGLGGGFSLLSRESLLLSNNVVLTVAAGSVLLGTLYPVVLDVLEWGKISIGPPYFEAVFVPLMTPAIFLMGAGPVARWKQAELPDLGRRLRIAFAVSVATAVLLPLAMPGPARLGSPMVMLGLWLAAWSVASAAAHAWQRLTDGDGQWLRRLGRQPRSWYGMLLAHGGMGVFIAGVTLANGYEVKQELRMELGSTQEAGGYAFTFASIAPAAGPNYSAQRAVFPVTREGKPVLTLYPEKRLYTVQDMALSQADIDSGFTRDLFVALGEPVGDKAWTVRLQVKPFMTWIWTGCILMALGGLLAAGDKRYRRAQEPARAPQPAMPGAARATREGV from the coding sequence ATGATTCCCGAGATCGGCCTGTTCAGTCTGATCCTGGCGCTGCTGGTGGCGCTGGCGCAAGGCGTGCTGCCGCTGGTGGGCGCCGCCACCGGCTGGCAGGCGGGGCTGAGGGTGGCTCGGCCCGCCGCGGTGGGCCAGTTCGCCCTGACCACCGTGGCCATGGGCTGCCTGGCCTGGGCCTTCGTGGATAACGATTTTTCCGTGCTGTACGTGGCCGCGAACTCGCATGCGGACCTGCCCACCGCCTATCGCTTTACGGCGGTGTGGGGCGGACATGAAGGGTCGCTGCTGCTGTGGCTATACCTCCTTACCGCCTGGACCCTGGCCGTGGCGCTGTGCAGCCGCCGCCTGCCCCTGCCTTTCGTCGGCCGCGTGCTGGCGGTGATGGGCTGGATCAGCGTGGGCTTGTTGCTGTTCCTGCTGTTCCTGTCCAACCCCTTCGAGCGCCTGATGCCGCCGGCCATGGCCGGCCGCGACCTGAATCCGCTGTTGCAGGATCCAGGCATGATCGTGCATCCGCCCATGCTGTACATGGGCTACGTCGGCTTCTCCGTGGCCTTCGCCTTCGCCATCGCGGCGCTGCTGTCGGGCGAACTGGACGCCATGTGGGCGCGCTGGGTGCGCCCCTGGACGCTGGCGGCCTGGACCTTCCTGACCGTAGGCATCCTGCTGGGCAGCGCCTGGGCCTACTACGTGCTGGGCTGGGGCGGCTGGTGGTTCTGGGACCCGGTGGAGAACGCCTCCTTCATGCCCTGGCTGGCGGGCACCGCGCTGATCCATTCGCTGATCGTGACCGAGAGACGCGGCGCCTTCCGCAGCTGGACGGTGCTGCTGGCCATCTGCACGTTTTCGCTCAGCATCCTGGGCACTTTCCTGGTGCGATCGGGCGTGCTGACTTCCGTCCACGCCTTCGCGGTGGATCCGGGTCGCGGCCTGTACATATTGGCATTCATGCTGGTGATCGTGGGTGGATCGCTGGCCCTGTATGCGTGGCGCGCACCCACGGTGGGGCTGGGCGGAGGCTTTTCGCTGCTGTCGCGCGAGTCCCTGCTGCTGTCCAACAATGTGGTGCTGACGGTGGCGGCGGGCTCGGTGCTGCTGGGCACGCTCTACCCGGTGGTGCTGGACGTGCTGGAGTGGGGCAAGATTTCCATCGGCCCGCCCTATTTCGAAGCCGTGTTCGTGCCGCTGATGACGCCCGCCATCTTCCTGATGGGCGCAGGCCCGGTGGCGCGCTGGAAGCAGGCGGAGCTGCCCGACCTGGGCCGCCGCCTGCGCATCGCGTTCGCGGTCAGCGTCGCGACCGCGGTGCTGCTGCCGCTGGCCATGCCGGGCCCGGCGCGGCTGGGTTCGCCCATGGTGATGCTGGGCCTATGGCTGGCGGCGTGGTCGGTCGCCAGCGCCGCGGCGCACGCCTGGCAACGGCTGACGGATGGCGACGGCCAGTGGCTGCGCCGGCTGGGCCGCCAGCCACGCTCCTGGTACGGCATGCTGCTGGCGCATGGGGGCATGGGCGTATTCATCGCCGGGGTCACGCTGGCCAACGGCTATGAGGTCAAGCAGGAATTGCGGATGGAGCTGGGCTCCACCCAGGAAGCCGGCGGCTACGCCTTCACGTTCGCCAGCATCGCGCCGGCCGCCGGACCCAACTACAGCGCGCAGCGCGCCGTATTTCCGGTGACCCGGGAGGGTAAACCAGTGCTTACGCTGTATCCGGAAAAGCGCCTCTACACGGTGCAGGACATGGCGCTGAGCCAGGCCGACATCGACAGCGGCTTCACCCGCGACCTGTTCGTGGCGCTGGGCGAACCGGTGGGTGACAAGGCCTGGACGGTGCGCCTGCAGGTCAAGCCCTTCATGACCTGGATCTGGACGGGCTGCATCCTGATGGCGCTGGGCGGCCTGCTGGCGGCCGGCGACAAGCGCTACCGCCGCGCACAGGAACCGGCGCGGGCGCCGCAGCCGGCCATGCCCGGCGCCGCGCGCGCCACGCGGGAGGGCGTCTGA
- a CDS encoding DsbE family thiol:disulfide interchange protein — protein MLRYLVPLAAFLAMAVFLAMGLSRDPRAVPSAMIDKPAPAIGLPVLLAPGKTLEVQSLRGQVWLLNVWASWCGPCKEELPVLREAARRHGIPLYGLNYKDKPEEAEAWLARNGNPYIASASDIDGRVGIEYGVYGVPETFVIDRDGRIRYKQLGLITPDIWRDRIQPAIEALR, from the coding sequence ATGCTGCGCTACCTGGTGCCGCTGGCGGCCTTCCTGGCCATGGCCGTGTTCCTGGCGATGGGCTTGTCGCGCGATCCGCGCGCGGTCCCCTCGGCCATGATAGACAAGCCTGCCCCCGCCATCGGCCTGCCGGTGCTGCTGGCCCCCGGCAAGACGCTGGAAGTGCAATCGCTGCGTGGCCAGGTCTGGCTGCTGAACGTATGGGCGTCCTGGTGCGGACCGTGCAAGGAGGAACTGCCGGTCTTGCGCGAGGCGGCCCGACGCCACGGCATTCCGCTGTACGGTTTGAACTACAAGGACAAGCCCGAAGAAGCCGAAGCCTGGCTGGCGCGCAACGGCAATCCCTACATCGCTTCAGCCAGCGACATCGACGGCCGCGTCGGCATCGAATATGGCGTCTATGGCGTGCCCGAGACCTTCGTGATCGACCGTGACGGCCGCATCCGCTACAAGCAGCTGGGCCTGATCACGCCCGATATCTGGCGCGACCGGATCCAGCCCGCCATCGAGGCGCTGCGATGA
- a CDS encoding cytochrome c-type biogenesis protein, translating to MKRPPILPRGLAWAGLRALLLALALTAAARAQVHAGAAQPLPPVLEQRADKLAHGLRCLVCQNQTLAESNAPLAQDMRKLIRDQLAEGRSDAQIMRFFEDRYGDFVRYDPPFKPITWLLWLGPFALLALGFFVLLRTLKRRAGARAPLTADERARAARFLDTGS from the coding sequence ATGAAGCGGCCGCCTATCCTGCCTCGCGGCCTGGCGTGGGCCGGCCTGCGCGCCCTGCTGCTGGCGCTGGCCTTGACGGCAGCCGCGCGCGCCCAGGTCCACGCCGGCGCCGCGCAACCCTTGCCGCCTGTCCTGGAACAACGCGCCGACAAGCTGGCCCACGGACTGCGCTGCCTGGTGTGCCAGAACCAGACCCTGGCCGAGTCGAACGCGCCGCTGGCCCAGGACATGCGCAAGCTGATCCGCGACCAATTGGCCGAAGGCCGCAGCGATGCGCAGATCATGCGGTTCTTCGAAGACCGCTATGGCGACTTCGTGCGCTACGACCCGCCCTTCAAGCCCATCACCTGGCTGCTGTGGCTGGGGCCGTTCGCGCTGCTGGCGCTGGGCTTCTTCGTGCTGTTGCGCACCTTGAAGCGCCGCGCCGGCGCGCGCGCGCCCCTGACCGCCGACGAACGCGCGCGCGCGGCGCGCTTCCTGGATACCGGCTCATGA
- the ccmI gene encoding c-type cytochrome biogenesis protein CcmI — MTTLWIIVVLLLLATLLCLIPPLLRRAPTEQPASEANVRAFYLAQREQLRRDMDNGSLTAAAGMRAEEELQRDLLQDLDLRRGRGAPWAGQRAGIMAACLLTVLIPVAAVMLYGQLGNPRAAASASAGQPAEPHAADTGNDMTLAINALAQRLRAAPDDADGWYMLARSYETLARYTDAVAAYQQVLRLVPGQPAVLADLADALLSANQGNPDEASIAAVAQALAAQPDQPKALALAGMMALRRGDAAEALAHWERLQAQLPPDSEAARQIQSNIAQARNMAAAPAGTPAMASTASPPGAAPAAASTPPAAGAAPAAAASNARISGRASIADGLRGRVQPSDTVFILARPEEGSRMPLAILRMQVSDLPRDFVLDDSSAMSPDATLSRASKVRVEIRVSKSGTAAARPGDLGGALPALGIHADGLELVADTIVP; from the coding sequence ATGACCACTCTCTGGATCATCGTGGTGCTCCTGCTGCTGGCGACCCTGCTCTGCCTGATCCCGCCGCTGCTGCGGCGCGCGCCCACCGAACAACCCGCGTCCGAGGCCAATGTGCGCGCGTTCTATCTGGCGCAGCGCGAACAATTGCGGCGCGACATGGACAACGGCAGCCTCACCGCCGCCGCTGGCATGCGCGCCGAAGAAGAGCTGCAGCGCGACCTGCTGCAGGACCTGGACTTGCGGCGCGGCCGCGGCGCGCCCTGGGCCGGGCAGCGCGCGGGGATCATGGCCGCCTGCCTGCTGACCGTGCTGATCCCGGTGGCGGCCGTGATGCTCTACGGCCAGTTGGGCAACCCGCGCGCGGCGGCCAGCGCCAGCGCGGGCCAGCCCGCCGAACCGCACGCGGCCGACACCGGCAATGACATGACGCTGGCCATCAACGCGCTGGCCCAGCGGCTGCGGGCGGCGCCAGATGATGCCGACGGCTGGTACATGCTGGCGCGTTCCTATGAAACCCTGGCACGCTACACCGACGCGGTGGCCGCCTATCAACAGGTGCTGCGCTTGGTCCCGGGCCAGCCAGCGGTACTGGCCGACCTGGCCGACGCGCTGCTGTCGGCCAACCAGGGCAACCCGGACGAGGCCTCCATCGCTGCGGTGGCGCAGGCCCTGGCCGCGCAGCCGGACCAGCCCAAGGCCCTGGCCCTGGCCGGCATGATGGCCTTGCGCCGCGGCGACGCGGCCGAGGCGCTGGCGCATTGGGAACGGCTGCAGGCCCAATTGCCGCCGGACTCGGAAGCCGCGAGGCAGATCCAGTCCAACATCGCGCAGGCGCGCAACATGGCCGCAGCACCCGCCGGCACACCTGCCATGGCATCCACGGCCTCGCCCCCCGGCGCAGCGCCCGCTGCCGCATCCACGCCCCCCGCCGCTGGCGCAGCGCCCGCGGCCGCCGCTTCGAACGCCCGCATCAGCGGACGCGCAAGCATCGCCGATGGGCTGCGCGGCCGGGTCCAGCCCTCCGATACCGTGTTCATCCTGGCGCGTCCCGAGGAAGGTTCGCGCATGCCGCTGGCCATCCTGCGCATGCAGGTCTCCGACCTGCCACGGGATTTCGTGCTGGACGACAGCAGCGCCATGTCGCCGGACGCGACCTTGTCGCGCGCCAGCAAGGTGCGGGTGGAGATCCGCGTCAGCAAGTCCGGCACGGCGGCCGCGCGGCCGGGCGACCTGGGCGGCGCATTGCCCGCCCTCGGCATCCATGCGGACGGACTGGAACTGGTGGCCGATACCATCGTGCCCTGA